The Bactrocera dorsalis isolate Fly_Bdor chromosome 3, ASM2337382v1, whole genome shotgun sequence genomic interval cttagcaactttgttgcgagagtataaaaagaaatacatatgtaaaaaaaaaatttgcagttTAATAAGGTATCCGTCATGGTTGTTGCTTTCACTTGTAATTCGACAAGGGAGCAGAAAAATGCCTTATCGAAGACAGCTATAATAAATAggttgttttgatttttatttggttAAATACTTCAGTATAAGAGTTACCGTTATTTTGATTGTTTCGAGAAACCATAATCTTTTAGTAGAAACCGTTATTACAACAGAAGGATTTGTTACTTAAATCTGATGATGTGctcatgaaaaaaataatcaagcATTAGATGCGTTTGGCGCAAGACACTCAgttcaagtcaagtcaagtgaAATGTTAAATACGAGACTTTTTAACTTTCTTTACCCCTTAAGTATACTACAAATGCTAAAAACTAACAAAGAgtggattaaaaaaatgtatgcagttTATGTGTAGTGTGGGCGTTACCgcgttatatagtatatttttgtaatgcTACACGAAGAGGGTTCACTACGGTATAATATTTTTCGCCGACTAAACAGTAATAAGGCTTCTTTTTAATAGCAACTTCttctaaatttttgcttatGGTTACTTATAatgtaatacaatttatttatctgAATTACTTTGAGTTTTAAACTCTCGATTAATTTTTGCTCTTGTTTTTGCTGAACAAATTCCttgtatttgaatttgaataacAGTCTATCTTTTATATGTATCTTCTGCACCAATCAAAATATGTAGACACTTTCCATTTACTATGTTATAATATGTGTGAAGATAACCAACTAAATCTAGAAGTTTAATACATCCAATAACTTCACATTTGAAATTGAAGTGTGAAAAGTAATTGTATATCATTGATGagtaaaatcaattaaattataatatttcgaTCAAAGAACATCTAATTCTCCTTCAAATTTCCATGAAGAGTTTTACAaatgatttttacataaaaaaaatgcgTCTGGATCCTAAATTTATCCtcgatatcttcaaaactgagTGGCAGTTTTTGTGTCAACAGAATGGTAACTGATTCGCCACTAAAAAGatttaaaccaaatttaaaaatttagttgcattgcagttatttaaaaaaaaaaactatgaaaatgacaaaaattcattattttttcaggTTAGAGATGGGAAATATACATAGTTTTCATAATGCATATAAAGCACAGGGTGAAGTTAGTTGCCATGACATATTACCATTGAGTTGCTACATAACACACCTGTCCATTTTGAGGGCGGGAAgcctaaatataaataaacacatacatatgtatatattttttagtcatTTCGATTTTATATAAAGAGAATTAAAGGTAACAATGCCTCAAAAAAATTCCTCACCTTGAATTCCTCCTCAAGGGGGTTCAAATCAAATGCAcgaaacatatgtacacattttttctataccttCACTGTCACAGTACTTTtagaaatagtatttttacataaatttttataagtgCAATTTGTTTGTAGTTTCAAGTGCGCCAATGTTTCAACCACAACATTTAGTTTTGAATATTCAATGCATTTTCGTTTCTATTTActtgtgtgtatgcatgtgtgtgcttaGGCTGTTATAACAGCATTAAAGCAAAATGGTTTGCTTTCACGTTGTTCATTATTTgactaaataattataaatataggtCAATACTCCCTATAGGCTTCCACCGACTTCATAAACACTTTCATATGAACTAATGTAGCTATGCCTAGGTGtgttcaaatacatatgtatgtatgtttagacCTTTCAGTCGTTTTGCAACATTCATATATCTACTCCTAGAAGATCCCGAGTTTAGAGAATGCTGCAAGCGGAACCGTGCATTACTTCACTGATGAACATCGGTGTACCGGCACCCAGTCCACCATCCGTTTTCTGGTGCTCATTCTAATTGTGAAACGGGAAATAAAACAAGATGAGTAAAAATAGAACTGCTGAGTATACGCTGTACACTTACGTCGTCGTATTCGCAATCAAAATAATGACCTTGACACTCCATGCAACGGCATGCGTCTGACATCTTACACGTGATGCCCCATTGTTTGGCTAAATCTTTGTATATTTCCTTTGATGATTTGTTGCTTATTATTTCCGGCGTGATGGAGCGTTCCTGTGTCGGCTGTTGGGTGCCATACTCATAATCGTATGTTTGcgattgctgctgttgttgtagttgatgTTCATGACTATGGCTGTTTGACATTTCTTGATGTTGGCTCCAACTCCCATCGGCATCGGTATCCCACTGACTACCCTGGCATTCATCCTGCAGCTGATTATCTCCACTCTCCTGATTATAATGCGATACTGTTAGTGAAAGATCAAAATTtcagtgaaacaaaatattaatttatcgtATTGCTATCAGCAGGCTCGGTAAGATAATCATTATTCAAATCAAGAATGTAGGTGAGAATTCTctctcaaagaaaaaaaaaaataaattcagatacATTTGCTTTTACACAGaagttaaaaaagtaaaaacctgaatttattttcaaactttttgtaTAACTTGAAAATGGAGCCGGGTGTTTCCGACTCGGTTTCattatacaaggtctgtcgcaaaagaaacagaactttttaaatataagtgtttctggtggcgccacctattggtggatacatgaaataaaaagattgatttcttgttgacatttcgtaaaaattttaagacaattggataactacaatcgatgttatcgatcaaaaagtgacagcagcttttggtcatcggtcttAAAATggattttgaacaaagagcaaatattaaattttattttatacttgggaaaacgtttactgaaacatttcaaatgatgaaaaaagtttatggtgatcagtgcctatcccgtagtaatgtgcatgagtggtttaagcgattccaagaaggtcatgaggacgagagccatcaccgaaaaaaagtcgtcttcagaagtcaaaaacaaagacaatgctgatttgtttttacgattccgagggaatggtacaccgagagttcatcccacctggccaaacgattaatgctgggTTTTACCCTGGTGTTATAAAGcatcttttgtcacgcattcgtcgtgcttgacgacaataccgtgaggcagggtcctggcgcctgttgacaaaaaactccatataaaccattaatcactcaccctactcgcCTGATCTGGCACTCTGTGagttttacctatttggaaaacttcatttgcccatgaaaggacactggtttcagcacatttcagctatccaaaaggcgacgaccgatattctcaagagcattccggaaaatgaccttaaacactaatttgaaatgctaattgaccgggctaaacgctgtatcgaagtaccaggaaactactttgaataaaaaatattaattttttgttgtttttttaacagtcctgtttcttttgtgACAGATCTTGTATCTGGCTTATCTTGATCTCGATGTCAAATCGATCCAACAACGGAGAGTAATTGGTCTAATTATTGAATCCGTTTCGATCGAAAAACTTGACAATTCGattgaaaattattacattGAAATCATTGAAACCGTATCGAAAATGAAGTTTTCAATGCAGTTGAACTTACTTGCTGACTCGATAAAATACATTCCGTGGCCAATAGATGGCGCTAACTTCGAAATCATTGAAACcgcaaaatcgaaaatatttgtcgAAATCTCTCCGTTGATCAGTGAACTGCGTTAATTTGCAAAAATGGAGCATTTGTAactatttatgtaaaaaaatacctGAGAACgcattaaattatgttttaaatgcGTATTTAGAGAGAAGAACCAACAAATTCAAATCACTCATATCCCATATGTGAGAATCATGACTACTGCCGGAATACTTAGCACAAACGTATCGTATTTGCATCTTGTGGTCGCACAGTCACATACgaaaaccatatatgtatatgtatagtatatatgtatgtatatatgggtgaaaagttaattttgaaaaagcctAACCACCATAACATTAAGACTTGAGAATCCTTTGCGGTTAAAATACAGATGTTTATCTCTTGACGGTACCACTATCTTTACGTGAGTTCCATCAACTGTGATTGCCAACcaggaatttttgattttccaaaaaaaatatgtttttgcttCTAATTCTCGCTGGCGGTCATGTCAATGGAAATCCATCTTGAACATAGCCTGTACTCAAGAATGTTGAGTAACTCATCTAATATAACACAAAATGTCAATTGGGCCATATTTATAATGAAGTCCTTTCCAATACAATGTTGATAACTGCCTGTGGCTAAGAAACGTAGACTTGCAGCaagttttatttgtgaagaaaGAGAACCTTTTCTTTTGTCATTTCCAAATACATATTCGCATTCCGCCAAAATGTCCCTTTTGTTGATCcgaaaaattttgatgaaactgcgtatgtacatacatacttacatatgtaaataaaatgttgttttttttagcttaaattCCAACACATCTTTTAATATATTCCTCAAATTTCTGCGCTCACGACGAATGCTTACACTATTTTCATCATCACTATCACTTAAATATAATGCAATTGTATcccatttaaatatttgtaaaaacgaACCAAAAAGCTaagacaatttatttaatttttcaaacttgtCCAATTTGTTGATAACGCAGTTTTTAAACGTATTCGAAACGGAAAGACTTTTCGCGATCATTGATACCGACGACAACCTGCTTTATCATATGTAAACTGTTTTACCAACATCGGAAGAACAGGGTGTCTATACGATACATCAGTATCTGTGTTAGTTTCCATTGCTTAGTCAGGCGTTAATTATGATAATATTTTATTCGTTGGTGGGAAtaaattgcattatttaattAGTCTCTTACTACTGGTACTTTTAATACGGGTCTCATCCAAAATATTTGCTGCAATTACTAGAATACCTTTTAATCCGTCAACTGATGTGTGTATACTGAAATTGAATTTGAACTGCAAACTTAAAATCGGTCCAAACGGATAAGTGAATCAATAATATAAACGCGTTATAATCGtacgtttttccatttttatgaaatacttatataaatacttacaaatattattcattcctcattattttaaattgccGTAACTCGCTCATCAACAAATAGATTTCGACAAAAATTTGCGGTTACAATGATTTCGAAattagcgccatctatgtatTAGCCAcggtatgtatgttttttgaGTCGGTAAGTGAGTTCAGCTTCATCGAATATTTATTCAATGATTAGacccaatatatttttttactcattttacgttttttatcaatatttttctaaacaaaCGCAGTAATGTTCCTCTACAACTGCTTAGTAGTagtcgaaattttttgaaactctaGTCAGCCACACTGACACACAGTTGAAAAACGTAATACctcaaaaaagttaaagtttgaCTACACTTCAACAGACAGTTTGCAACTGTATGCTTTTCCGGGTTTGGTGTTGGACCTCTTCATCGAATCAATGACAATATGGataaattcaacaacaacatcctTGAAAACGTGATGCTTCTCCAAGCCGAGAGGACTATGCCATTTTCATGGTCGTTTCAACACGACAACGACCCAAAGCACACGTCGAAACTTGTGGCAATTTGGGTCGTAGCTCAAAATATTAATGCCCTAAAGTGGCCAGCTTAATCGTCGGTTCTCAATCCTATTAATAATCATTagaagatatttatttattatatgtatgtatatgtggctTTCAGCTCACGgcttaaaaataaatgacttaaataaaaaagatggAACCTTCCATGAATTCGGATATTTTAGTGATGCTTATAATACAGgtatatgttatttttaataaatcgagATCTGAAAGATACTGGCTCTTGCTAAGTTGAAGAAGGTGCATTCATCtagtgtacatatgtgttatgGTTAAGGACGACGAGTTAACATATAGGCAGGGTGAAATTATGTTTCCGTTTAATAAATGGGAATGCATTAACGACGAATGATCAAGACGAATGCGAACAAAGGCTTTTATATCGTCTTTCAGAAGGCGTAGTGGTGTTGCACATTATTCCAAACATTAACTTTTACTCGTATGGCTTTTTGTTGTAAAGCGAGTAAAtggattatataattttttagatgTAGTCGAAAAAATCAATAGCTGTTTTGTCGCCAATTTGCCGTTTTAATCGACCTATTTATTTCCAATTATACCGGGGTATCCTTTCATATCCCCTggaattgttttaatttttttaatgtttttgaagTTGTAGCTCAAACGAAGTTTCTTTGAGTAATACCTAGATCTTTAGATAATTTAATGCATTTAGAAATAGCGGAGGGAGTATTGGAGTTTGTCTCGTAGATTCATTTGGCTTTTACTTAACTATATAAAAGTTTGTTATTGCATAACAGTAGTTTTGGAACAAGATTTTGCGAAGTATGTATAACTCTTTCATCGACAGATGGGAGTCCGGCGGCTTCCGTTAATATGAACTTTATTGGATATGTTAGAAATGCTTTTTGCTTTTGGCACAATTGCCGTAGATAGGGAAACCATAATCAATCTTAGATAAAATTAAAGCTCTTGTGATATTTATGAGagataaaaattaatcaaacaatattttgatGATAGATATTTAATTATGTTAAGACTATTAGTATTTACAATATTAACATTATTATAGATTTGATTGAAGTTATTAAATTTGTGTGTTTCTAGAAATATggaataatttgcatttgtttataGAGATACTGGCACCTGAACAATTGGCCCAATTTATAATATCAATAAGAATCTTTAAAAAGGAATTTTAACTTCTTTTACTTCTTTTTGcatgaaaaatttcactttgaacaaagtattaaaatttcattgaagtgaaaggtattagtatggccacaacgaaattgtgcaCATACAAAATGGACAACTGCGTTGTTATgagtacatgccggccattgttatgtctCTGCCTTCTTACAAGTGTTCATGTAGTATGATGCACAACGCCATTTTTAGTTCActgtcattgtgttcagcacttaaAGCACATACAATAATTGTAATCAAGAAAACGCGTCCGCTCAATGAGTGAGATGGTCTGagcaggaataaagggatgtccaagcgtgagagcgcttcaaaattagcgttttttataacattttccattatagtccagtcatttaagcttaaattaggtaagaatctcggaattcgatatacccatttatatgtctgtaaatacttgtatattgacaccctaaagacatataaatgggtatatcgggttccgaggtgaacttactataatgactgtactattatggccagattgaacaaaataataatttgtggaCATTTGAGTTGAAACAACccacatttagtacgaataagaattactatatagtggttatttattaaatggagaaactatttaaatctttttaaattatattagaaCAACAGACTTTCGacttttcaatacccaataaaaggatttaagcttgttagctctcaatcattaaatgtttttaatcattttccattgaaaataatactatgatgcttcaaattacaaaacatttCAACAAATACCTttgaatttcacaaatttatttaattttcattgtttttcttttttataagtggtcttgaacgatgcaacaaatccctccgtttacatatagtatttttggaaagatttcaatctggacattgctcgtttccaattgataaacgtcaaaacctactgaactcgattagctgtcacagttcagtaggttttgacgtttagcaattgctctctcacttcaagtgagagaggagttggacatctttTTATCTCTGGTCGGAGACTGCTCTgggagataaaaaaaattattcgaagcTGCAAAGCAAGCCTGGTTAAGCATTCCACAAGAAGTTATTAACAGTCTTATAGCTTCTATGCCAAGTAGATGCAGTGcggtaattaaaaataataattatgctataaaatattaaataacaatcATCATTCCAATACGTTTTGTCCCACTGAATATTGAATATGTTTAGTGTTTACGTTTTTCGGTTAAAATGACATGGAGTCAAATAATTTCTAAGAAGCTGTCTGTTTTCATGAAATATGGTAAGTAGTTATTCTTCAGATCTGAgtgatttgtttatatttaaaatgataatTGCGAGAATCGGAGAAAGTGCGAGAATAGGAGATAGTAATATAATTCGTAGGTATAATCATTTTCGCTGATATCAAAAGTTCCGTCCAATACgttttgtccgacactgtacattagggtgtttcattaaaaattttttatttctttatgaacaaatgaaaattttgttttttacgtTGTTACATTACGTAATTCCCTCAAAATGGGagtaattagttaaaaaataaaatgaaaataaataaaaatgtatgaaaagttataataataacaaaaataaattttattaaaacttttatatttttagtttgtttttatgaaatctCTTATACATATCTCTGAAATACAGCACTATTATGACATGAGCGTATAAATCCTTCTTGTTCgaaatttaattgcaaacaatttttcattaCAGTATTTTTTGACAGGGGTGGATTCAGAAGGGGAAAAGGGTCCCATTTCAAAAATGGCGGCTGAACTGACCAACCAAAAAACGGCTGCCGACCAACAAAACGCGAACATTTTTGCATGAGAACTTACGAAGAATACTACAGGGTTtctgttggatacaatcggcgaagatttgagtacgcgcttttctagagaagtattggatggatttcaaTTAAGTTTTTTGCTTCCCGAGAAtatatgtgctttgaaaaccaaagaagtGGAAAATTGTATTGACTTCGtgatagatagattcaaagACCTTTCGGATAATGACAATGTCGTACGACGTTTGAAGCTCGAAGGTGAACTTGTTCATTGCAAGTATCATGGGGACAGAAGCCAATGTCAGAATACAACTAGTTACCGACTACTGGTCTATGAAAAGTATCTACAGAGACAGCTACCATAACAGGGCACTGGCTATTTGGAGAACTTGCGTCCAAAATAGATATGCTCTACAACAACATCTGCCGAGGTTGCGGaatagcagggaacaaggaaacaattttccactttctctgagAATGCCCGGCCCTatcacagatccgacacagaacacttggaatccatcaagcaccaaaccttgaatggatttctactaaaagcatatcggacataagtagcttcatcgaaacctcaaaatgatTTGAAAGAGAAGGTAAAACGTTATAACGTAACAGATATAAAAGGTCTGCGTATAGTGCATCAAAATGGCACAGCCAGTGCTAATTGCGCCCGAAAAACAATGGGGCTGCAGGTAGGACCTACATACCTTCCTACTGCATTTGGACCGTTGAAGAACTGCGATGTAGACCTATATCTCATAATTCATACTTTTCTTCGCATATTCTTCACACTGCGATGAATGCGAGCTCTTAAGCTCTTTTTCGCATGAAAGCGTGCCTGAAGACAAACATGCTTCAGGAAAAGTAAATTGATGGACCTGGTGTTGCTGCAGACGCATCATGACATTGAAGTCCATGGCCcatcgttttgttttgtgaaaattgcaataaagtaCGTCACCCTCACGTCTACAAGTtataatgttgtttttttttttttttaattaagtagaATTTGATATAAGAaggtcgatttgaaatttttccaccatGATATTTAACTGTATAGAGACtactatattaaatataataatcttTATGTTTCAAGTACCTAAATGTCGAAACTACCATTGTAAGTTGGAAGACATCTCAGCCGTAGTGGCTAGCGTAAGAATATAATTAGTACTTACCTTCACTACAGTATCCACCATGATTGATTAGTGGATCGAAGAAGTCATTGCTATTGCCGCTGCGATTGGTTTTTCCATTGCCACTAGTGTTACAGTCTTCGTTGCATTCCTCATTATAGTGATCCGCTTCGCATTGCTCACAGTCACCTCTACAGTTATCCACTAGATTAGTGGTTTCATGAGCGGTTGATGCTGATGTCGTTGAAGTTGTCATTTTCGCTGATATTAAAAGTTCCGTAGAATCTATCGACTCTTTACGATTGTCTTCCTCACACTCGTCTTCACCTTCAGAGTTGTTAACCTCGTTGTTACGAATATTTTGGTTTATGATTCGGGATTGCTCAATAAATTCATGAAAATTGTTGAACTCGTTTAAGGATGCATTCTGTTCTCGTTGTTGCAAAAGTTGCTCGTTGCACAAATAATTATCCTGGCAATTGGGGTCAGTACATTCAATGGTGACTTCCTCATTTAGTGCGAGGTGTTCTAACGACGACAAAATAATGTTGTTTCTTGGATTATTCAAGGAATCACGGCGATCGTTGATTGCGTTTTCTTCATGGGAGATAACTTTCAGCTGTTGAATGAAAATGACGGTATTGTTAAATGAATTTTCTATTATGATATAACAGATGATATGTATCGTGGATattcatattttctaaaaaattttaatgaaagttAATGCTccttttaaagttttcaacttctATCTTCGAGTTTAGATCAACCCAACCCTTTTTTGGGATAACGAACGGCAACCATTTTTAAAAGTTGTATTCTCGTTGCCAACCTAAAAAATTAGGATTTGAcggataaatattttcaaatgaaaaaagtaaggaaggactgaagggctaagttcgggtgtaacatttcatactcttgcaacttgcaaggatcaaaGCCAATTTCAGATTTTGgcaaaacttttattaaaaaacattgcGCAAGAATTTAACATTCATTGTGCATCGAAATCGTGAATGGATAACAAGCAAATTAGGAAGGTTATGTATACTGAAGGTTTTGTACtcacttagttttatttatttcattcgcGTCAGagaaaatcatattaaaatcAGCATTTGACATTCAAATCGTATGTGTATAGGTTTTTTTTGGCTTAGTTGCCATGAAGTTGGGCTATGGTTACCAAGTTTACGAGAAATGAGTagttaatacaatttaaaaaaatgttgcttattttttattaaaaaaatgtatggttttcACTCAAACTGGAGTCTCTTTTTGAAGCACAGTTATTATTAACAGAAAAAGATGATCTTTGATTTTCTTGGTAGTTCATATATCAAATAAAGTTAATTGATATCGATATGATATCGGATAATGTTAACCGGATGCTTCGAattcctgatattagttatatgcgGGTAATGGCCAGTTTTCGcccgattttataaattttatgcacAAAGACGCaccattatttgaaaaatgtgttcATTCTATTTTATTAAAGCGGCGAACTCATGACAACTTGGTTTGAAAAATCTGTTTGAAGACGGTTGAGCACTCACGACAAAGAGATTTGCtaaacttcattttcattttgtgtgTTTGCGAAGTAAAAATGTCTAATTACAATGCGGGTAATGTAAATGCGCGACTAGTAATCCACCAgtgaaaaagcgaaaaaaggcaatgcaaaaaaatattgaaaaacgaaTGGATGAAGGAGTGGCTATCAATGGAGTTGACTGCTCCTGAAGATTTTAAAAACTTCCTCAGAATGGATTCCAAAACGTACATTGAGCTCCCCACTGCAGTCATTCCACTAATAAAAAGTAATTCAATTGTCGCATCCTAATAAATTTCCTTATAATTCGAAAGTAGATTGTTCcgtgaattattttttcctcattaatttttataagcgGTACTTTCACAGTTCATTTCTAAATAATTCTATGAACTCTCCAAGAAAATGTTTGCTTACGCTTGCCGCACCCTTGTCACGCGCTTATGCTTCTGCTATAAACATTTCTACTGAGCAAATGTTTGCAAACGATACCACTCACCACAAATGCATTTACCAATCGGTTGTtgacttttgaaatttgtcgcaaACCTTGCATCCCTTTACCAACATacccactcacgacaaaaaccACCTCAAACAGTTTTCCCAAATACTTGAATACTGAAAAATGAATGTATCAGGTGGAATTTAAAATGGTGTTATGTGAGAAGTAGGTCTTTAACCCAAATTTGGGCGATGCCACCTTTAAATTTTGACAGAGGCTTCTATGGAGCCTCCTCTTACGATCTcggatgtaaaattttatgtttttgacgccgtttatttattgatttaacaGGCTTTCAGTAGAGTTTAACCGAAccattatatggggagtggacGGAATGATTAATTGTTAAAATGTTGGTTTGGGAGATATCAATATTAAATCTTTTAGAGGGCGGAGCCATGcccattttttccaaaaaattttcccaCAGGTGTCGCTACTGCGAAATCCTGTGtcaaattacagttctatatcttaatttagtgctaagTTATCGTTATGGTTTATAGGTTTTTGTTTAATGTCattttgtggacgtggcagtggtccgattacgcccaacTGCATTGCCAGCCGTTTTACAATGCCGAAAAGCATATGCACCAAGTTTCATTAGGATATCTTAACATTTGCTCAAGTTGCTGCTTGCATAGATGGACGGACACCCGGATTTGATTTCATCTCATCAAAACAATTCGATTAAGTTCTTATCACGAAAAAGTGATTAATAAAATGGACGTTAGTTTTGATTGTTATTACGATGACAAAACTGTTGGGACCGAAACTAGTGTACTGCGAGGAAGAAAAGGCTCCACTTGATCCACTGACGCAGAGTTGAAATCTGTAATACCACAAAAATGGTAAAGTTAGACAATACTTCAACCAAAACCGGA includes:
- the LOC105225358 gene encoding putative uncharacterized protein DDB_G0291812; translated protein: MAPFKLKFRMGSSRSTSQEHDSDPQVNEALLNYHQHHSTAIGASSSTIDSTDCTSLGSMGTNERKSLLPNKTNNMRLGYIDHRFTTSNDEPTTESTAVPTTPLSTYDYMLEELKVISHEENAINDRRDSLNNPRNNIILSSLEHLALNEEVTIECTDPNCQDNYLCNEQLLQQREQNASLNEFNNFHEFIEQSRIINQNIRNNEVNNSEGEDECEEDNRKESIDSTELLISAKMTTSTTSASTAHETTNLVDNCRGDCEQCEADHYNEECNEDCNTSGNGKTNRSGNSNDFFDPLINHGGYCSEVSHYNQESGDNQLQDECQGSQWDTDADGSWSQHQEMSNSHSHEHQLQQQQQSQTYDYEYGTQQPTQERSITPEIISNKSSKEIYKDLAKQWGITCKMSDACRCMECQGHYFDCEYDDNEHQKTDGGLGAGTPMFISEVMHGSACSIL